The Tamandua tetradactyla isolate mTamTet1 chromosome 23, mTamTet1.pri, whole genome shotgun sequence genomic interval catctgctagcttcctctcctggcttccagttttatgaagctccccaggaggcattttccttcttcatctccaaaggtcgctggctggtagattctgcttctcatggctatgttgttctactCTGCATTCTCTGATTCACTCATTCTctacaatgtttcctcttttataagacttcagaaactaatcaagacccacccaaatgggttgagacatgtcatctaatccagcttaacaaccactcttgattaaatcacatctccagggagatgatctgattacactgtcaaacatacagtattaaataagaattattctgcctttatgaaatgggattttgattaaaatatggcttttctaggggacatacatctttcaaaccagcacaagtatgaaaacattgtgactgacacttcttttatccagtatatggacaaatcagtaagaaaaaaaggcaaaaaataaataaataaatggtagggAATTTGGAAGATTAAGGgatattttgggtattcttttttacttttatttttaattttgttcttatatttacatcttttgacACAATTAAAATGTTTGAACATCAATTATAATGATGAATGCATAGgtttatgatgatattgtgtaACATATACTTTATatgattatatttcaataaaaaaatcattgagagagaTTTGGGGATTTGTGTCCTGTCTTATTCCAGGCATGTTTCCTTTCAGAACATCAGCTTCCTTTGTGAAAAAAAGTAATCATAAGGAGATGAACCTTTAGAACACAATAAGCTCTAATATTCTACAATTGTGTCAGATTTCTTACCATGTTAATAGTTTCTTTCATCTACCTTTTTACTACATTACTGCCAGTTTCAGATAATTTCCTACTGGGAAAATCAGGTATGATActcagagacaaaaataaagaaatacaaaaataaacaaagtccATGATTTATCAGAATTCATTTAGGGCATATCTTCTGTGTTCATAAGAGAAATTTCTGTCTCCCATAGAAAGGCTAAGTTTCCTCAGGAAAATGTAAGGACCTTTTTGTCCTTTGCTTTGAGGCTCTTGAGATCATCACTGTGATTCAACATATGCTCTCAGGGCCCTATACTCTGGTATCAAAAATCCCAAAGGGAAAAGATGAATGAACAATTAAGCTGTTCTACTCAGAAGTTGattaaatacaaaatgaaatgatttaCTGTGTTTTCCTGCATCTTCTGAATGCCTAAGAAAATTATATCCTGGTTGTCATTGAAAATTAAGTTATAATATTTGTTATGTAATTTAGTTTAACTAGCTTAAAACAACTGTTTTGAAATATAAGTATTGGGATATTGTATATGAAGGGATAGTGGAATAAAGTGGGAGAAAGCATGACATTTATCTAGATAAACATTGAGAGAGAAAATGATCCTGGCACTCAACctgtcaaaagagaaaaattgttaaGGAAACTAAAGTCTCCAATATGTGCTATGGTATATTTTTATATGTCTCAAGTTGATTTCTGGTCATCTATGCCAGAACAGGTTAGGAAGTCTTCATTCAGCCAAAATATTTATGTCACACACATTGGGCCGGGCACCCTCCTAAGCACAAAACACAAGAGCTGGATAAAGTGAGATGGGTATGAATGACTTTTTCAAGTACAGAATAGTGaatgaaagaagggagagacaaaaATCTAAGTAAATTCCATGGATATAGTAAACTGCAGTTCATACTTAAAGATGTGAAAATGAGATTTTGAAAGAGTAGGTTGTTAATGAATATATGTATGGCTACAAAGAGATATTTGTTTTGGAACTAATATGGCCTTGAATTCTACTTCTAGGGGCATAAACTTGATTCTGTGATAGAGAAGATATTTACCATTAAGTATTTTGGTCATCTTTTGGTGACTAACTCATTTATAAATGACTTAAACAACAGTGGGTGTTTATTcctaatatgattttttaaatctgtatagggtgggccatggtggcttagcaggcagagttctcaccttcccttccagagacccaggtttattTTCCAGTGCctacatgccaaaaaaataataattaataataataaaataaataaaaatctctatATAACAGAGTTAACAGAGAATCCAACTATATACAAAATACGTCATCAGGTATGTGTCTTCTAAAGACCTTAGTATTGTTTCCTACTTGATGTCTTAATTCTCAGGCAGATTTCTCCTCTTCTTAGCAAAAATAGCTACAAATGTTTTTGCTTTAACATACCTGAGGATAGGCCTCAGCACAAGgaagcttctctgttacaataCTTCTGACAAAATCCCACAGTTGTCTCACTAACTCAAATGAGTGTCCACCATAAACTAATCACTGTGGGTCTTGGTGACAGCAGTTGATAGTTTCCCAAACCCATAATCAGTGCAGAGAATGAGCCCTACTGAGAATGCAAGAGGTGTGGGTCTCTCCAGGAAAAATGAGATTGTATTTATAAGGAAGTAGGGAATGCACTTGTCCCTTACAGTTTGTAAGTAAAGAGGTGACTGTGATTGGATTACATatgtataaaagaaaatggattaaGGAAATTCAAGAAGGTATAGATATATCCCTTTGAAGATCATTCAATTTCAGTTCATTATTCTCAGAAAAGTGGAGGCTTTACTTGTAAAGTGAAATTTGGAAGGAAGAAGCGTCTGATATTTGAAAGTTAGTTGAGTCTAACTCAAACTGCCTTTTAGTTAGAGTAAAATGAGTCTTTAAACTCATTATCCCCATATCTCAGCAGGAGAAACAGATACTTATCCACACTAACAACATACTGTGTGTCCCTGAAGCCCTAAGAACAAGGACAAAGTAGATTTTGGATACTCCAAGTACATGGTTTGTTCaagtaatgaaaaatgaaaatgcaatacaAAGCAAAAAGTAAAGACAAAAGCAATAGTAATAATATCAGATAATTATTTAATCAATGACAATATACCATTTGTAGTACTAACAATTTAACAtgcaatatttatttaatcatgaTAATTTTATGATACAGTATATTATTTTAGatatgagaaatttttaaaatttataattataaacctTAGAGTAGAaacatttataatgaaaaagaTAACCAAAATATGACTAAAATAATATCCACAAATACATAGAACCTGTGGATAACTGAGTCCATAgtttcaaagaaaatgtaaataatatgaaataaatgtacatttatttaaTGGAAGGAAAGTGAAATCAATGCATGATGGTTCACAAATTTTGTTGTTATGAAGTCTTGTCTCTTGGGTTGCACTTTGTTAAACTTGGTATTGCCTAGACCTCAAGGGTTAAGACTTAAAATACCATCCCAGATACCCATTCAAGACACTTAGGAATCAGAGAAGAACAGCAAAGCTGGTGGGTGCATTTGAATTATGCTCAGTCCAATACTGGCTATTTAAAATGAGGACAAGGCAAGTGAACAGTGAAAAAGGATGTGTAGAACCTAAATACTAACATCCATTTCCCTTTACCATTTCATTGCCATCCACCCAAACAAAAGCTCCTCCCTAAAGCTCCCATTTGAAACTCTGAGTCTAGCTAAGGAGTCAGCCCCTGGAAGAATAATTTGATCCCCATTAATTCCTGAGAGCTGCTTTCACATCCTTGTTCCACAGGCTATAGATaagggggttgagcatgggaaTCACTACAGTATAGAATGCTGTGGTTAGTTTATCAGTTTCCAGACTGTAGTCAGAACTGGGCCTGCAATAAATGAAAAGTATTGTTCCATGGAAGACAATGATGGCTGTGAAGTGGGAGGCACAGGTGGAAAAGGCTTTGTACCTTCCCTCTGCAGAGTGCATCTTCAGGGTGGTGATGAGAATAAACAAATAGGAGGTGAAAATGATTATGATGGTGATGACCTCATTGAAAGTGGTCATAATGTACACAACCAGTTCATTCATAGAAACATCAGAGAAGACAAGAGATAAAAGAGGGGGTAAATCACAGAAGTGGTTAATCACATTTGATCTATAAGATGGGATCTCAAGAGTTAAGCAGATGTGAACCAGAGAGCACACTATTCCACAGAGATAGCAGGCAGACACCAGTCCCAAACAGAGCTTCCTGGACATGATAACCATGTACAACAATgggttacagatggccacatagcagtCATAGGCCATCACGGCCAGCAGGATGACCTCAGTAATTGcataagtacaaaataaaaagaattgtatCATGCAACCCATGAAGGAAATGGTTTTGTCTTTGCTTATAATATTGCCCAGCATCTTAGGCACAATGATGGTAGAGCAGCAGAAATCCATGAGGGACAAGTGGttaaggaaaaagtacatgggggtgtgaagctgAGAGCTGACTTGGATCACTGCAATCATGCCTAGATTGCCCATCACTGTGACTCCATAGATGAGAAGGAAcatgaggaagaggaagacaCTGAGCTCAGGAACATCTGATAATCCCAGGAGAATGAACTCAGACACAGTGCTGCAGTTTCCTTTCTCCACTTGCCACTATATTGCATGTTtgggaaaaggaatgaatttttttcttggaggAAGTGAAAACAGTAGATTCATTTATTTCAGAGAAGTAGAACACAGATATCaaacaatgttttaaaagttGTAAGGAAAGCATATTTGTCTAATAATAAAAGCATCAAATCCCTCAGCAGAAGTCTCTGAACAAATATACTTTAAGCATCAGAAGAAATCTTAAATGATATTCAACTGCTATGTCTCATGATAGATTGACATGATCTATTAAATTAGGTTGCTTGATGGATTTTGAAATGAATTCAATGATAAGATAAATAATCATTGGGAAATCAACTCATCTTACCTGAACAACTTATAAAAATCTGTACAAATCAGGGTTACATCTATTGTGACAATTATGTCCATTAATAACATAAATTTACTCCAGAAGAGGGTTATTGAGATTCATGAAGATAATGTGATTTTGCTTTCAGTAtgaagcaaatttaaaaagacagttaAATAACACTGAAAGGTATAATcatttttgcttaaaaaataaaataattttactatGTTTGATCAAAGCTAATAACAATTCAGAAAGCTTGAAGATCTGGTAGAAATTTAACTGGAAACCATTAGGCAACATATACTTAAACTTTGACGCCCAAAACAATACATGTTAAGTAATATATTTTTGAGGCAAGATAATGACAGTCTAATAtgagaaaactttttttatattgaaaaaagtataataaaaaccATGTTCAATATTACATTGAaacattatttattatattaacagAAGGAAAACCTTACAGATAAAAATAGAGGAACTGTTAAAGTATGGTTTATCAAATCTATGATGAAAAATGATGCAATTTAGAATTGCTTTGAAGATGGCTAATTTAAAACAAGATACCTAATAACAGACACGATATATAGATGTAGATGTTGATGCAGATATTTATATAGATGCCTGAATAGAGAAATAGATATTACCTGCTGTCATTTTAAGTTGGTTGCAATACATACTGATAAATATTTTATCCacataaaaggaaataatgaaaactttcccAAGTTATGTCAGAGAATAGGATGGGTGAATGTTGTGTATTCTGTGTAAGTGAGAGCTGCCAAATAGacttttacagaaaagaaatacagtAATTGAGTAATTTTACTCTCTATCTTCCTTCCTACAAGGCCAAAAAGGTACATATCTCACTTCATAAACATGTGTGCACTAAAATTGAGCTAAGACAGCCTGAACTAGCAACAATCGTAGCCTGAATTTTTCTCTCCTATATTGgagtagattttaaaatgttgaataaagtATGGTTTTTAATCATGGCTTTCTGAATCTGACTTAAAAAAGACTTGTTTGCCTGCCccagagataaaaaaggaaaataaaaatggaaacttttctttccaattttctatGCTGATAAAGGGAAACTGGACTAGGTCAAACccaacagaaatttcaaaagAATGCATTTCCTTTGTTgagcagagagagttcacatgTTACTATGAACAGTTTC includes:
- the LOC143666741 gene encoding olfactory receptor 5L1-like; translation: MERWQVEKGNCSTVSEFILLGLSDVPELSVFLFLMFLLIYGVTVMGNLGMIAVIQVSSQLHTPMYFFLNHLSLMDFCCSTIIVPKMLGNIISKDKTISFMGCMIQFFLFCTYAITEVILLAVMAYDCYVAICNPLLYMVIMSRKLCLGLVSACYLCGIVCSLVHICLTLEIPSYRSNVINHFCDLPPLLSLVFSDVSMNELVVYIMTTFNEVITIIIIFTSYLFILITTLKMHSAEGRYKAFSTCASHFTAIIVFHGTILFIYCRPSSDYSLETDKLTTAFYTVVIPMLNPLIYSLWNKDVKAALRN